TTAAGATACTTGTCGAACCAGCCCACCGACCGCGTCAGCTCATCCACCTGATGCTCCCGCTTGATGAAGCCATGCCCTTCTTCGGGGTAGTACACCGCATCCACCGTGCGCCCCTCCTTCTTCAGAATCTCCACCACCTGCTCGGCCTCCTCCTTCGGCACGCGAATATCGCGCTCACCCTGCAGCACCAGTAGCGGAGCCTTCTCCTCCCGGATGTACTTCAGCGGCGACGAAGCCTCATACACTGCCTTGTCCACCACTGGATCGCCCAGCAGGGACTTCTCATACTCCTGCAGCTGCGCATCCTCATGCGCCAGCATCGTGTACCAGTCCAGAATCCCGTACTCATCCACCGCCGCCGCCCACATCTCCGGATTCTTTCCGATCGCCATCAACGTCATAAATCCGCCATACGACCCGCCCCAGATCCCCACCTTCTTCGCGTCGACAAATCCAGTGGCCTTCAAGAAATCGACGCCGGCAATCTCATCCTTCAGATCCGCGCCGCCAAGGTCTTTGTAGTTCGCCTTCTGGAACTCCATCCCATAGCCCGTCGATCCGCGCACATTCGGCGCAATCACCACGTACCCGCGCGACACCAGCAGAATCGCCCGCGGACTGAAGCTGTCCAGCGTCTGTCCCGTAGGCCCGCCATGCGGCATCACCACCACTGGTGCGGTCCCATCCCGCTTCAAATTAAACGGCACCCATACCAGCGCCGAGATCATCTTCCCATCGAAGCTCTTATACGTCACAAGCTGCGACGAGGGCAGCGTAGCAGAAGTCAACACCGGGCTCTCGTTATGCGTCACCTGCGTCACAGTCCCGCCTGCGCTCAACAAATAAAGATTCGGCGCATGCGTCGAGTCCTGATGCGAAAACAGGTAGCTTCCATCTTCACGAAACGCAGTCGGGCCCGCACCCGGAGTGTTCAACCCGGCGGGCACTCCTCGATCGCTCGCCTTCAGCGTCTTTCCATCCACAAAGTTGATCGTCGCCCGTCCATCCGCATTCAGGATGTAGGTAAACGTGTCGCCCCTTGGCGAAAATCCTCCCGCATGCGCCTCCCACTGCGTATCCGTCACCCACCGCCTCTTCTTCGACGCCACATCGAGCAACGCAACATTCGCGTACCCGCCCTTCTCATTCGAAGTCATCAGCAGCGTCTTCCCATCCGGCGACACCGCGGACGCCAGCATCAACACCTTTCCCGTATGCGCCGTCAGGTTCTCCGCCGCCCCGCTCTTCACCTCCACGCGATAGACGTCAGCATCCTCCGTCCCCACCTGCCGCACCGCATAGACATATCGACCATCCGGACTCCAATCCACAGCATCCCACGAGGCCTTCGGATCCTTCTCGTGCGTCAACAACCGCGCCGTTCCCGCAGGCCACTCCATCACCGCGAGATTGGTCGAAGACTCCACCTTCTCCTTGCTGCCAAACGCCAACCACTTGCCGTTTTTAGAAAACAAGGGCCCACTCTCGCTCGTCTTGTCCGTATTCGTCAGGTCTCTCGGCTCGCCTCCACTCACCGAAACCGCATACAGGTCATACAGCTCATCGCCGCCCTTGTCCTGCTCAAACACAATCTCTTTGCCGTCTTTGGTGAACGCCGGACTCGACTGACGGTCATTGGACTTCAACAACTGCCGCGCACCCGTGCCATCCGCCTGCATCACCCAGAGATTCAGCCGCCCCGAAGCATTGCTGATGTATCCAATCTGCTTGCCATCCGGGGACCACGTAGAACCCGCCAGTCGCACCGTCTGCAACAACTCACCCACCGGCATCGGAGAACCCCCAGCCGCACTCTCTGCCGAAATCACGCTCTTGGGGTCCGTCGCCACCCTGTCACCCGGCCCCGAAGCAAATCCCGAAACCGAAGCCAGCAAAACCAACCCAGGCAACAAGCAGAAGCGTGTCATTGCGAACTCCATAACAAATCGAAGTGAACACCAGAAACCGACCGCGCCAGACTAGCACGCCTCTAGCTTCGACGTTTCGGGGAATCCGTCTGCTCTAACCCCAACGAGTGATCTTGAGGAGGCTCTAGAATCCGCAGCGCGACTTGAGTTTTAGGCTCAGCTCAACCCGCCGTCGCACAACACGCTGCCAAACACGTCGCTATCCACATTCCCGCCACACAAGACTGTCCCCACGCGCTTTCCACCCTTCGGCCGATCCATCAGCAGCGCAGCCAGGCCAATCGCCCCCGCACCCTCCGCCACGTTATGCGTGTCGACGAAGTAAGCGCGCATCGCCTCCTTCACCGCCTTGTCATCGACCATCAGAATACGATCCATCCCCGCCTTCAAGATCTCCAGCGTCGTCTCATCCGGCTTCCTGCAAGCGACACCATCGGCGATCTCGGTGGTCGACTCATGCTCCCGCACATGCCCCGCCGCAAACGACAACGCATAGGCAGGTGCATGGGTCGACACCACACCCACCACCTTCGTCTTCAACCCCAGCGCATTCCGCGCCGCAATCGTCCCGCACACACCCGACCCCATCCCAATCGGCACATAGAACGTCTCAAGCTCCGGGCAAGCAGTAAACATCTCCCACGCATACGTCGACACGCCCGTTACCAGCCGCAGATCAAAGCTCGGCACGCGATGCCAGCCAAACTTCCCCTCCAGATAAGCCGCATGTTCGCTTGCCTCCTGAAAGTCGTTGCCAAACTCCACCAGCTCCGCACCCAGACACCGCATCGAACGGTTCTTCTCCGGGCTGTTTCCAAACGGCACCACGATCACCACCCGCAGTCCAAGCTGCTTGCCGGCAAACGCCATCGACTGACCATGATTCCCGCGCGTCGCCGACACCACCGTCTTCACCTCTGGCCGCTCATGCCGCAGCCAGTCCATATACACCAACCCGCCGCGAACCTTGAACGCGCCCACCGGCGTATGGTTCTCATGCTTCACCCAAACCTCAACCGCCCCGGCGATCTGCGAAGCCCGTTCATTCAGCAGCGGCCAGCTGTACTGTGGCGTAGCCGGCATCGTCTTGTAGATCAACTCGGCCGCAGCCTTAATCTCATCTAGCCCCGGCAGTACCTTCACATCACCTAACGTCATCGTGCCCTTTCCTTACCTCAACCAAAGTCGAATAAAACGTTGCGCCGCCACCAATATCGGTCAGCGTCTCCGACGTCAGCGCATTCACGTTGGCGCGGTTCCCCGAGAGATCGTTGCCCAGCTTACTCCAATCCAGCCGCGCCGCCACCACGCCCGCCGACACCTGCGCGTTCACCAGCGCCCTCAGCGTAATGCTGCCGCGCCCGTTGAACACCTCCACCGCATCGCCAGTCGCAATCTGTCGCGCCGCCGCATCGGTCGCGTGCATCTCCAGTACGCCCGCCGTGCGCTTCTCCATCCGCTGATGCAGAGGAATATTCGCAAACGTCGAGTTCATATAGTTATCCGCCTTCCTCGGCAGAAACTCCAGCGGATACGGCCCCTTCGCAGCGTTCGCGCGAGACTCCGTAGGCGCAGCAAACACCGGCACCGGTAACAACTCACCCCGCCCACTCGCTGTCTTGAACCACACCGCCGTGCTGAACGGCAACACGTCGCCCTTCGCATCAACAGGAAGCCGAAGCGCAACATGCCCCTCCCGCTCCAACCGCTCCCGCGTAATCCCGGCAAACCACGGATGCTCCGTCTCGAGCGCCTGATCGATCAACTCGTCCTCGCGATCGTCAAAGCACGCCTCTTCAAATCCCATGCGCCGCCCCAACTCACCAAACATCGCGACGTTGCTCCGCGCCTCGCCCAGCGGCGCAATCGCCCGCTCGCTCACCTGCGCAAACAGATGCCCATACGCACCCTGCACATCCTTCACCTCAAGAAACGTCGGCGCCGGCAGCAGCACATCCGCATAGTCCGCCGTGTCAGTAAAGAACTGCTCATGCACCACCGTAAACAGATCGTCACGCCTCATGCCGCGCAGCACATCGTTCTGGTTCGGAGCCACCGCCGCCGGATTCGAGTTATACACAAACAGCGCCTTCACGCGCGGCCCAGTTTGAGCCCCAGCCTTCGCATCGTTCCCAAGCGTAGTCAACGCCTGACCAAGCTGGCTCATATTCACGACACGCGCCGGCCGTCCCAACGGACTCGCCAGCATCAACTCCGGCATCTGCAGCGCCCTCTCGTTGAACGGAAATGAACCCGACGTAGAGAGCAGCAATCCGCCGCCTTTGTACTTCCACGCACCGGTTAACAACGGCAGCATACAAACCGCCCGCGCCGCCGTCCCGCCATTCTCACTCCGCTGAATCCCGTAGTTCAACCGAATCACCGCCGGCCCGGCGACGTTTGAGCCCTCAGCGTTATTCCCTGCGTCCGCACGCCCCGCCGCAGCATAAGCCCGAGCCAGCCGCACAATCGCCCCCGCATCGATCCCCGTAGCCTTCGCCACACTCTCCGGCGAGTACTCCGGCTTCAGTGCATGCGCCCGCAGCTCCTCAAATCCGTTCGTGCACGCATCCACATACTCGCGATCCTCCAGCCCCATGCTCAGAATCACGTGCATCAACCCCAACGCCAGCGCCGTATCGGTCCCGGGATTAATCGCCAGATGCTCATCCGCCAGCGCCGCCGTCCGCGTCCTGTACGGATCGATCACCACCAGCCGCGCCCCTTTGCGCCGTGCCTCTTCAATAAACGGCCACAGGTGCACATTGTTCCCATGAATATTCGCACCCCAGGCAATCACCAGCCCGGCATGCGCGAAGTCCTGCGGAACCGTCCCCAGCTTCACTCCATACACAGCCTTCAGCGCCGTCCCACCCGCCTCCGCGCAGATCGTCCGCGCCAACTGCGAAGCCCCAAGTCGATGAAAGAATCTCCGATCCATCGACCCATACCCAAGCTGCCCAATCGTCCCCGCATAGCTGTAAGGCAGCACACTCTCCGGCCCAAACTCCGCCGCAATCTTCGTCAGCTTCGCGGCAATCTCGTCCAGCGCCTCATCCCA
This Tunturibacter gelidoferens DNA region includes the following protein-coding sequences:
- a CDS encoding S9 family peptidase, translated to MTRFCLLPGLVLLASVSGFASGPGDRVATDPKSVISAESAAGGSPMPVGELLQTVRLAGSTWSPDGKQIGYISNASGRLNLWVMQADGTGARQLLKSNDRQSSPAFTKDGKEIVFEQDKGGDELYDLYAVSVSGGEPRDLTNTDKTSESGPLFSKNGKWLAFGSKEKVESSTNLAVMEWPAGTARLLTHEKDPKASWDAVDWSPDGRYVYAVRQVGTEDADVYRVEVKSGAAENLTAHTGKVLMLASAVSPDGKTLLMTSNEKGGYANVALLDVASKKRRWVTDTQWEAHAGGFSPRGDTFTYILNADGRATINFVDGKTLKASDRGVPAGLNTPGAGPTAFREDGSYLFSHQDSTHAPNLYLLSAGGTVTQVTHNESPVLTSATLPSSQLVTYKSFDGKMISALVWVPFNLKRDGTAPVVVMPHGGPTGQTLDSFSPRAILLVSRGYVVIAPNVRGSTGYGMEFQKANYKDLGGADLKDEIAGVDFLKATGFVDAKKVGIWGGSYGGFMTLMAIGKNPEMWAAAVDEYGILDWYTMLAHEDAQLQEYEKSLLGDPVVDKAVYEASSPLKYIREEKAPLLVLQGERDIRVPKEEAEQVVEILKKEGRTVDAVYYPEEGHGFIKREHQVDELTRSVGWFDKYLKGETKAQ
- a CDS encoding threonine dehydratase, with the translated sequence MTLGDVKVLPGLDEIKAAAELIYKTMPATPQYSWPLLNERASQIAGAVEVWVKHENHTPVGAFKVRGGLVYMDWLRHERPEVKTVVSATRGNHGQSMAFAGKQLGLRVVIVVPFGNSPEKNRSMRCLGAELVEFGNDFQEASEHAAYLEGKFGWHRVPSFDLRLVTGVSTYAWEMFTACPELETFYVPIGMGSGVCGTIAARNALGLKTKVVGVVSTHAPAYALSFAAGHVREHESTTEIADGVACRKPDETTLEILKAGMDRILMVDDKAVKEAMRAYFVDTHNVAEGAGAIGLAALLMDRPKGGKRVGTVLCGGNVDSDVFGSVLCDGGLS
- a CDS encoding molybdopterin-containing oxidoreductase family protein, which encodes MAANPLETTAPSSAMKVVHAVCSHDCPDSCGVLVTVDELTGRAVKVQGDPSHPVTRGFLCGKVAKYLDRVYSPDRLLYPMRRRKGVAKGSLPQGREADAFERVSWDEALDEIAAKLTKIAAEFGPESVLPYSYAGTIGQLGYGSMDRRFFHRLGASQLARTICAEAGGTALKAVYGVKLGTVPQDFAHAGLVIAWGANIHGNNVHLWPFIEEARRKGARLVVIDPYRTRTAALADEHLAINPGTDTALALGLMHVILSMGLEDREYVDACTNGFEELRAHALKPEYSPESVAKATGIDAGAIVRLARAYAAAGRADAGNNAEGSNVAGPAVIRLNYGIQRSENGGTAARAVCMLPLLTGAWKYKGGGLLLSTSGSFPFNERALQMPELMLASPLGRPARVVNMSQLGQALTTLGNDAKAGAQTGPRVKALFVYNSNPAAVAPNQNDVLRGMRRDDLFTVVHEQFFTDTADYADVLLPAPTFLEVKDVQGAYGHLFAQVSERAIAPLGEARSNVAMFGELGRRMGFEEACFDDREDELIDQALETEHPWFAGITRERLEREGHVALRLPVDAKGDVLPFSTAVWFKTASGRGELLPVPVFAAPTESRANAAKGPYPLEFLPRKADNYMNSTFANIPLHQRMEKRTAGVLEMHATDAAARQIATGDAVEVFNGRGSITLRALVNAQVSAGVVAARLDWSKLGNDLSGNRANVNALTSETLTDIGGGATFYSTLVEVRKGHDDVR